In the Opitutia bacterium genome, one interval contains:
- a CDS encoding DegT/DnrJ/EryC1/StrS family aminotransferase, whose translation MKVPFLDLKPQHQAIRDEVLAALAATYDATRFCLGKDVEDFEKGFSAKFGYARTLGMNSGTSPLHIGSLCGGFGPGDEVITTPFTFASSCWGISYVGAKPVFVDIDPDTWCISPKAIAKAITPRTKGIVVVHIFGQPARMDEIMALAAQHKLFVVEDCAQAVGAHYKGTPVGAIGDCGTFSFYPTKNLGACGEGGAFVSKHAAVMDKAQLLRVHGSPKRYLHTEVGFNFRMDGFQGAILNIKLKHIEDYTARRRAIAAQYRAGIKNPAVTLPVVPTYGESVWHQFTILHARRDALRAHLEQQGVGTDIIYPGPMHLQPCYASLGYAKGSLPVAEYTSERCVSLPIFPELTDEQVAHVIAAVNSFAG comes from the coding sequence ATGAAAGTCCCGTTCCTCGACCTGAAGCCCCAGCATCAGGCCATTCGCGACGAAGTCCTCGCCGCGCTTGCCGCCACCTACGACGCCACGCGTTTCTGCCTCGGCAAGGACGTGGAGGATTTCGAGAAGGGCTTCAGCGCGAAGTTCGGTTACGCGCGCACGCTCGGCATGAACAGCGGCACCTCGCCGCTGCACATCGGCTCGCTCTGCGGCGGTTTCGGCCCGGGCGACGAGGTCATTACGACGCCGTTCACGTTCGCGTCGAGTTGCTGGGGCATCAGCTACGTCGGCGCGAAGCCGGTGTTCGTGGACATCGATCCCGACACGTGGTGCATCAGCCCCAAGGCGATCGCCAAGGCGATCACGCCGCGCACCAAAGGCATCGTGGTCGTGCACATCTTCGGCCAGCCCGCGCGCATGGACGAGATCATGGCCCTCGCGGCGCAGCACAAGCTGTTCGTCGTCGAGGATTGCGCGCAGGCCGTCGGCGCGCACTACAAGGGCACGCCGGTCGGCGCGATCGGCGATTGCGGCACGTTCAGCTTCTATCCGACGAAAAACCTCGGCGCGTGCGGCGAAGGCGGCGCGTTCGTTTCGAAACACGCGGCGGTGATGGACAAAGCGCAGCTGCTGCGCGTGCACGGCTCGCCGAAGCGCTACCTGCACACGGAAGTCGGCTTCAATTTCCGCATGGACGGCTTCCAGGGCGCGATCCTCAACATCAAGTTGAAGCACATCGAGGACTACACCGCGCGCCGCCGGGCGATCGCCGCGCAGTATCGCGCCGGCATCAAGAACCCCGCGGTGACGCTCCCGGTCGTGCCGACCTACGGCGAGAGCGTGTGGCACCAGTTCACGATCCTGCACGCGCGCCGCGATGCGCTCCGCGCGCACCTCGAACAGCAGGGCGTGGGCACCGACATCATTTATCCGGGGCCGATGCACCTGCAGCCGTGCTACGCCTCGCTCGGCTACGCCAAGGGCAGCCTGCCGGTCGCGGAATACACCAGCGAGCGCTGCGTGAGCCTGCCGATTTTCCCGGAACTGACCGATGAGCAGGTGGCGCACGTGATCGCCGCGGTTAATTCCTTCGCGGGCTGA
- a CDS encoding phosphoribosylanthranilate isomerase, producing MIGSTHLKICGLTSAADAHAAAGIGADYLGFVLHPASPRHITLEKFTALRPELPALPKVGVLVYSDMAAMEQARDAGFDYIQLHFPNETPFFEAALWTDIISPHKLWLAPRVPPGKELDPCFVPLADTFLLDAYDPNQHGGTGKTGDWAAFAWLQGKFKKVRWVLAGGLNPENVREALAKSHAKFVDVNSGVEASPGVKDHAKLAALAAALRGE from the coding sequence ATGATCGGTTCCACGCATCTCAAGATTTGCGGCCTTACTTCCGCCGCCGATGCCCACGCGGCCGCTGGCATCGGCGCGGACTATCTCGGCTTCGTGCTGCACCCGGCTTCGCCGCGTCACATCACGCTGGAGAAATTCACCGCGCTTCGCCCGGAGTTGCCCGCGCTGCCGAAGGTCGGCGTGCTGGTCTATTCCGATATGGCCGCCATGGAGCAGGCGCGCGACGCGGGCTTCGACTACATCCAGCTGCACTTTCCGAATGAGACGCCGTTTTTCGAGGCGGCGTTGTGGACCGATATCATTTCGCCGCACAAGCTCTGGCTCGCCCCGCGCGTGCCGCCGGGGAAGGAACTCGATCCGTGTTTCGTGCCGTTGGCCGACACCTTTCTGCTCGATGCCTACGATCCGAACCAGCACGGCGGCACCGGCAAGACGGGCGACTGGGCCGCGTTTGCGTGGTTGCAGGGCAAGTTCAAGAAGGTGCGCTGGGTTCTCGCGGGCGGTTTGAACCCCGAGAACGTCCGCGAAGCCCTCGCGAAGAGCCACGCGAAGTTCGTCGACGTGAACAGCGGAGTCGAGGCATCGCCGGGCGTGAAGGACCACGCGAAACTGGCGGCGCTGGCGGCGGCGTTGCGCGGCGAATAA
- a CDS encoding tetratricopeptide repeat protein, whose amino-acid sequence MLFRRLLFISALTLAGLAGPLRAADNEALEKRFREANAKVDAGDFQPALEIYNEILEVEPKAGNVWVMRAIAKWKLKDLSGARADLAQAIALHPDNIDAYRVRGQMRYEAKDYANSLADFTKAIDQLKSNVSAIVAAGRQDEAGAYEKQNAELFGMRAEVEKQLNDNPSAIYDLTHAIELKPDYTAALYLRGQLYEAGEEAAAAEEDYSKVIALNPKHADALCNRAWIRFHALKWDDAIADGKNALEIAPKAAVALRVVGYSQFAKGDYAEAASTLAAAADADPDSGAAYALFVRHYALLRSGAAMDKRLATSWGNWKDAPWLQVLAKFITGQIDEDALEAAAKDTPDGGELAGRTCEMHFYIGLARKQAGDKSTARLRFQSALKTEQKTFVEDALSSAELKRL is encoded by the coding sequence ATGCTTTTTCGCCGTCTGCTTTTCATTTCCGCCCTGACTCTCGCCGGCCTCGCCGGTCCGCTTCGCGCCGCCGACAACGAGGCGCTCGAAAAACGCTTTCGCGAGGCCAACGCAAAAGTCGACGCCGGGGACTTCCAACCCGCGCTCGAGATCTACAACGAGATCCTCGAGGTCGAACCCAAGGCCGGAAACGTCTGGGTGATGCGCGCGATTGCGAAGTGGAAGCTGAAAGACCTGAGCGGCGCGCGCGCGGATCTGGCGCAAGCCATCGCGCTGCACCCGGACAACATCGACGCTTACCGGGTGCGCGGGCAGATGCGTTACGAAGCCAAGGACTACGCGAACAGCCTCGCGGATTTTACCAAGGCGATCGATCAGCTGAAATCGAACGTGAGCGCCATCGTGGCCGCCGGGCGCCAAGACGAGGCGGGCGCTTACGAGAAGCAAAACGCCGAGCTTTTCGGCATGCGCGCGGAAGTGGAGAAGCAATTGAACGACAATCCGTCGGCGATCTACGACCTGACGCACGCGATCGAACTCAAACCGGACTACACGGCTGCGCTCTATCTGCGCGGTCAACTCTACGAAGCGGGAGAGGAGGCTGCCGCGGCCGAAGAGGATTATTCAAAGGTCATCGCCTTGAATCCCAAGCACGCTGACGCGCTCTGCAATCGGGCGTGGATCCGCTTTCACGCGCTGAAGTGGGATGACGCGATTGCCGACGGGAAGAACGCGCTCGAGATCGCGCCGAAGGCGGCGGTGGCGTTGCGCGTCGTCGGCTACTCTCAATTCGCAAAAGGCGACTACGCCGAGGCTGCGTCGACACTCGCTGCGGCCGCCGACGCCGACCCGGATTCCGGAGCGGCCTATGCGCTGTTCGTGCGCCACTACGCGTTGCTGCGTTCCGGCGCAGCGATGGACAAGCGTCTCGCTACTTCGTGGGGCAACTGGAAGGACGCCCCGTGGCTGCAGGTGCTCGCGAAGTTCATCACCGGCCAGATCGACGAGGACGCACTCGAGGCCGCGGCGAAGGACACCCCGGACGGCGGCGAACTCGCGGGCCGCACGTGCGAGATGCATTTCTACATCGGCCTCGCGCGCAAACAGGCGGGCGACAAGTCGACGGCGCGCCTGCGTTTCCAGTCGGCGTTGAAGACCGAGCAGAAGACCTTCGTGGAGGATGCGCTGTCTTCCGCAGAGCTGAAGCGTCTCTAG
- a CDS encoding alpha/beta hydrolase, with protein MFAAIPNAKSRSVAVVLALGLLGLAGCSSRSVPQPTPVAAAPAPLPVPTPVMTEVPPAPTALPPPPTAFPEATNLSVAHGHEFDQVRVFFATDRRETDVGEFGGERGSGITYGSVFVSIPREHQIGGIERPSMWRLEFSEDPREHMVIVRRSTFPREDFVADIRDTLARGGSEASFVFVHGYNVAFDDAARRTAQVTYDLDFRGAPVFYSWPSQASLEGYTVDEANVEWSTLNLKDFLLDYAEHCGAKDIYLIAHSMGNRALTRAVSALFTEHPEPRGRFKEIILTAPDVDADVFKREIAPKLVAGCDKITLYVSDGDKALLASKKVHGYPRLGDAATGIAVVPGVETVDASGLDTSFLEHSYFAESGSVLKDIRRLVLEGLRAAQRGLTEKQASVAGARYWKFELKAKQ; from the coding sequence ATGTTCGCAGCCATTCCCAACGCCAAGTCCCGCTCCGTCGCCGTCGTGCTCGCGCTCGGACTTCTGGGCTTGGCGGGATGCTCCAGTCGCTCGGTTCCACAGCCGACGCCTGTGGCTGCCGCGCCGGCTCCGCTGCCGGTTCCGACGCCCGTCATGACCGAAGTGCCTCCGGCCCCCACGGCCTTGCCACCACCGCCGACCGCGTTCCCGGAAGCGACGAACCTGAGCGTGGCGCACGGCCACGAATTCGACCAAGTGCGCGTTTTCTTCGCGACTGATCGCCGGGAAACGGACGTTGGCGAATTCGGCGGCGAGCGCGGCAGCGGAATCACCTACGGCAGTGTGTTCGTCAGTATTCCGCGCGAACATCAGATCGGCGGCATCGAGCGCCCGTCCATGTGGCGGCTCGAATTTTCGGAAGATCCGCGCGAGCACATGGTGATCGTGCGTCGCTCGACCTTCCCGCGAGAAGATTTCGTTGCCGATATCCGCGATACGCTTGCGCGCGGCGGCAGCGAGGCGTCGTTCGTGTTCGTGCATGGCTACAACGTCGCCTTCGACGACGCCGCGCGCCGCACGGCGCAGGTCACCTACGACCTCGATTTTCGCGGCGCGCCGGTCTTCTACAGCTGGCCGTCGCAAGCGTCGCTCGAGGGCTACACCGTCGACGAAGCGAACGTCGAATGGAGCACGCTCAATTTGAAAGACTTCCTGCTCGATTACGCGGAGCACTGCGGCGCGAAGGATATTTATCTGATCGCGCATTCGATGGGCAACCGCGCGCTCACGCGTGCGGTGTCGGCGTTGTTCACGGAGCACCCGGAGCCGCGCGGCCGGTTCAAGGAGATCATCCTCACCGCGCCCGACGTGGACGCGGACGTTTTCAAGCGCGAGATCGCGCCGAAACTCGTCGCTGGCTGCGACAAGATCACGCTCTACGTCTCCGATGGCGACAAGGCGCTGCTCGCCTCGAAAAAGGTCCACGGTTATCCGCGCCTCGGCGATGCGGCGACGGGGATTGCGGTGGTGCCGGGCGTCGAGACGGTGGACGCCTCGGGTCTCGACACGAGTTTTCTGGAGCACTCCTACTTCGCGGAGAGCGGTTCGGTGTTGAAAGACATCCGCCGGCTTGTGCTGGAGGGGTTGCGCGCCGCGCAGCGGGGATTGACGGAGAAACAGGCGAGCGTCGCCGGCGCGCGCTACTGGAAGTTTGAGCTCAAGGCGAAGCAGTGA
- a CDS encoding ceramidase domain-containing protein, whose product MNHNQMTPSPLDRSLRIGLFGLVALVGVALWNPAGNFWFGVEFPKAQCEAYDPVALKSATTLSESVYAPVKLARLFREPQNTVSNLAYAVVGLAILLAGRRPASRALGWAGIFLGWGSGIYHASLLPEWRMVDILGVYAVLFCLLFVGVVALVPWFTRRAFELTGAILTWGFAIYTGVHRNDIRVGGVKIFDSTYVMVVSVALGCLLALLASRRANNRTGYWRAVAVLAVTAPVAFIGGQGDRYGGFLASPQAMIQGHAAWHVLGAAAILAAYEVFVATGFDRSTLTPEQVPND is encoded by the coding sequence GTGAACCACAACCAGATGACGCCTTCGCCACTTGATCGGTCGCTTCGCATTGGGCTGTTCGGTCTCGTTGCATTGGTGGGAGTCGCATTGTGGAATCCAGCCGGGAATTTCTGGTTCGGCGTGGAATTTCCCAAGGCGCAGTGCGAGGCATACGATCCCGTGGCGCTGAAATCGGCCACGACACTTTCCGAGTCGGTCTATGCCCCCGTGAAACTCGCGCGGCTTTTTCGCGAACCGCAGAACACGGTTTCGAATCTGGCCTACGCCGTGGTCGGGTTGGCAATTTTGCTCGCGGGGCGGCGGCCGGCTTCGCGGGCGTTGGGATGGGCGGGGATTTTTCTCGGGTGGGGTAGTGGCATTTATCACGCGTCGCTGCTGCCCGAATGGCGCATGGTCGATATCTTAGGCGTCTACGCGGTGCTGTTTTGCTTGTTGTTTGTTGGGGTGGTCGCGCTCGTGCCGTGGTTTACGCGCCGAGCATTTGAGCTTACCGGTGCGATTTTGACGTGGGGCTTTGCTATCTACACCGGCGTGCATCGCAACGACATCCGAGTTGGTGGCGTAAAGATATTCGATTCCACGTATGTCATGGTGGTTTCGGTGGCGCTCGGCTGTCTGCTCGCCTTGCTGGCGTCGCGGCGCGCGAACAATCGAACGGGCTATTGGCGCGCGGTGGCTGTGCTCGCGGTGACCGCCCCGGTCGCCTTCATCGGTGGGCAAGGCGATCGCTATGGTGGCTTTCTCGCCAGTCCGCAGGCGATGATTCAAGGGCACGCCGCGTGGCATGTCCTGGGCGCGGCCGCCATTCTCGCGGCATACGAGGTCTTCGTTGCGACGGGTTTTGACCGCTCCACGCTGACGCCGGAGCAGGTGCCGAACGACTAG
- the ffh gene encoding signal recognition particle protein — protein MFESLTDKLTNALRNLRGVGKLSEENMADALKEVRAALLAADVHFKVAREFIERVQTQIVGQEVLKSVTPGQMVIKIIHDELVKLLGEGTTELSAKRPLRILMVGLHGSGKTTSTAKLGKLLKKKGARPFVVACDVYRPAAIDQLEILAKQEELGFYCDRVSKDVPAIGVKALDAATAANADVILFDTAGRLQIDTDLIEEVKKLSAKVQPDEIILVADGALGQEAVNVAKAFHDALSLTGLILTKMDGDARGGAALSIKSVTGVPIKFVGTGEKTADFEVFHPDRLASRILGMGDVVSLVEKAQENIDQKEAERMAEKMRKADFNLEDFLTQMQQVKKMGSMQSILGMMPGMSGVELPGDADRQMKRTEAIILSMTVQERRKPQLLNGNRRVRIANGAGVKVVEVNQLMKQFEQMQKLMKMMKGGNQKKLMRQMEAMRKGGGMGGMPGF, from the coding sequence ATGTTCGAATCCCTGACCGACAAACTGACCAACGCGCTGCGCAACCTCCGTGGCGTCGGCAAGCTGTCCGAGGAAAACATGGCCGACGCACTCAAGGAAGTGCGCGCCGCCCTCCTCGCCGCCGACGTCCACTTCAAAGTCGCGCGCGAATTCATCGAGCGCGTGCAGACGCAGATCGTCGGTCAGGAAGTCCTCAAGTCCGTCACGCCGGGCCAGATGGTCATCAAGATCATCCACGACGAACTCGTGAAACTCCTCGGCGAGGGCACCACCGAACTCTCCGCCAAGCGCCCGCTGCGCATCCTCATGGTCGGTTTGCACGGCTCGGGCAAAACCACCTCGACTGCCAAGCTCGGCAAGCTGCTCAAGAAAAAGGGCGCGCGTCCCTTCGTCGTCGCGTGCGACGTCTATCGTCCTGCCGCCATCGACCAGCTCGAGATCCTCGCGAAGCAGGAAGAACTGGGTTTCTACTGCGACCGCGTTTCGAAGGATGTGCCCGCCATCGGCGTGAAGGCGCTCGACGCCGCCACCGCGGCGAACGCCGACGTCATCCTCTTCGACACCGCCGGCCGCCTCCAGATCGACACCGATCTGATCGAGGAAGTGAAGAAGCTCAGCGCGAAGGTGCAGCCGGACGAGATCATCCTCGTCGCGGACGGCGCCCTCGGCCAGGAGGCCGTCAATGTTGCCAAAGCCTTCCACGACGCCCTTTCGCTCACCGGCCTCATCCTCACGAAGATGGACGGCGACGCCCGCGGCGGCGCCGCGCTGTCGATCAAGAGCGTCACCGGCGTGCCGATCAAATTCGTCGGCACCGGCGAAAAGACGGCAGACTTCGAGGTGTTTCATCCGGACCGTCTCGCCTCGCGCATCCTCGGCATGGGCGACGTCGTTTCGCTCGTCGAGAAGGCGCAGGAGAACATCGATCAGAAGGAAGCCGAGCGCATGGCCGAAAAGATGCGCAAGGCGGACTTCAACCTCGAAGACTTCCTCACGCAGATGCAGCAGGTGAAGAAAATGGGCTCGATGCAGTCCATCCTCGGCATGATGCCCGGCATGAGCGGCGTCGAGCTGCCCGGCGACGCCGACCGGCAGATGAAGCGCACCGAGGCCATCATCCTTTCGATGACCGTGCAGGAGCGCCGGAAGCCACAACTCCTCAACGGTAATCGCCGCGTCCGCATCGCGAACGGAGCGGGTGTGAAAGTCGTCGAAGTGAATCAGCTCATGAAGCAATTCGAGCAGATGCAGAAGCTCATGAAGATGATGAAGGGCGGAAACCAGAAGAAGCTGATGCGCCAAATGGAAGCCATGCGCAAAGGCGGCGGCATGGGCGGCATGCCGGGCTTCTGA
- a CDS encoding Lrp/AsnC family transcriptional regulator, with protein sequence MNPVLKLLLDGGQLSTAQMAQVVGLSESEVHQHLEQLKKEKIFLGWRPVLDLSRDAAAATVRAVIEVRITPERGGGFNRLAERISRFDEVESCFLMSGGYDLLLFVKGTTLQRVAAFVSEKLSTIEGVLSTSTHFQLRCYKDQGFILDQAESSGERLNVAP encoded by the coding sequence ATGAACCCTGTTCTCAAGCTGTTGCTCGACGGCGGCCAACTCTCCACTGCCCAAATGGCGCAAGTGGTGGGCTTGTCCGAATCCGAAGTCCATCAGCACCTGGAACAGTTGAAGAAGGAAAAAATCTTCCTCGGCTGGCGTCCGGTGCTCGATCTCTCGCGCGACGCTGCTGCAGCTACCGTGCGGGCCGTCATCGAGGTCCGCATCACTCCGGAACGGGGCGGCGGTTTCAACCGCTTGGCCGAGCGCATCAGCCGCTTCGACGAGGTCGAGTCGTGCTTCCTTATGTCGGGCGGCTACGATCTGCTCCTCTTCGTCAAAGGCACCACGCTCCAGCGCGTCGCGGCTTTCGTGTCCGAAAAGCTGTCGACGATCGAGGGCGTGCTCTCGACTTCCACGCATTTCCAACTCCGCTGCTACAAGGACCAGGGCTTCATCCTCGACCAGGCTGAATCCTCCGGCGAGCGGCTCAACGTCGCGCCGTAA
- a CDS encoding aminotransferase class I/II-fold pyridoxal phosphate-dependent enzyme yields MSTDPKRWVAGHVAALPKSGIRDFFELVAKMKGEGGVISLGVGEPDFVTPWHIREAAIYAIEKGKTYYTSNLGMPELRRAIADYVAQHFNVSYRPEDQILVAVGVSEALDLACRAFLNPGDKVLFHQPCYVSYSPSIALTHAIPVAVPTYAKDNFALTAESLRAAWQPGCRMLMLNLPCNPTGGTCTREQLTEIAEFCRGKDLLVLSDEIYSELTFDGTHTSIASLPGMAERTIFLHGFSKAFAMTGWRIGYACGPAVLIDAMMKVHQYSMLCASIIAQEAALEALRNGWDSVVKMRDQYHRRRDLVVRRFNEIGLKCHSPRGSFYAFPDVKGTGMTEKDFAVGLLKEHKVAVVPGTAFGDNGLGHVRACFATSYEQLIDACDRMEKFVATNGKR; encoded by the coding sequence ATGAGCACCGACCCGAAACGCTGGGTGGCGGGCCATGTGGCCGCGTTGCCAAAAAGCGGTATCCGCGATTTCTTCGAACTCGTCGCCAAGATGAAAGGCGAGGGCGGCGTGATTTCCCTCGGCGTGGGCGAGCCCGACTTCGTCACCCCTTGGCACATCCGCGAGGCCGCGATCTACGCGATCGAGAAAGGCAAAACCTATTACACGTCGAATCTCGGCATGCCCGAGCTGCGTCGTGCGATCGCCGACTACGTCGCGCAGCACTTCAACGTCAGCTATCGCCCGGAGGATCAGATCCTCGTCGCCGTCGGCGTGTCTGAGGCGCTCGACCTCGCGTGCCGCGCGTTCCTGAATCCCGGCGACAAAGTGCTGTTCCACCAGCCGTGCTATGTGTCGTATTCGCCGAGCATCGCGCTCACGCACGCGATTCCCGTCGCCGTGCCGACTTACGCCAAGGACAACTTCGCGCTTACCGCCGAGTCGCTGCGCGCCGCGTGGCAGCCCGGTTGCCGCATGTTGATGCTCAACTTGCCGTGTAATCCCACCGGCGGCACGTGCACGCGCGAGCAGTTGACGGAGATCGCGGAATTCTGCCGCGGGAAGGACCTGCTCGTGCTCTCCGACGAAATCTACTCGGAGCTCACGTTCGACGGCACGCACACCAGCATCGCCAGCCTGCCCGGCATGGCGGAGCGCACGATCTTTCTGCACGGTTTTTCGAAAGCTTTCGCGATGACCGGCTGGCGCATCGGCTACGCGTGCGGTCCGGCGGTGCTCATCGACGCGATGATGAAGGTGCACCAATACTCGATGCTCTGCGCCTCGATTATTGCGCAGGAAGCCGCGCTTGAAGCGCTGCGCAACGGCTGGGATTCCGTCGTGAAGATGCGCGACCAATACCACCGTCGTCGCGACCTCGTCGTCCGCCGCTTCAACGAGATCGGCCTCAAGTGCCACTCGCCGCGCGGGTCGTTCTACGCGTTCCCCGACGTGAAGGGCACCGGCATGACCGAGAAGGACTTCGCCGTCGGCCTGCTCAAGGAGCACAAGGTCGCCGTCGTGCCCGGCACTGCCTTCGGCGACAACGGCCTCGGCCATGTCCGCGCCTGCTTCGCGACGAGCTACGAGCAGCTCATCGACGCCTGCGATCGCATGGAGAAGTTCGTGGCCACGAACGGTAAGCGCTGA